One window of the Nocardia huaxiensis genome contains the following:
- a CDS encoding Hsp70 family protein produces the protein MAFGVGLSIGTVNTVCATAADRSGKNPQGKRGAPPTTWRTTLTFDSSGTARVGRIPRHGRVITEFADLSQRGGPVARVGHRALSSADLVATVADSVIKEVLGKAPAGLDGDTGIVVTHPAGYSVNLVTDLRTALAGVGLGEAELMAEPIAAATWLENQRGPLMPGLAVIYDLGGSGLDVTLVRVGAGAPSNPIVGLPLHSAEFGGRAFGALVAKKLRRGPDAPVISRVMSDSDTGELRAEHIRQSLDLVYESLRIADVTMADVDRVLVVGGAARPPEVAEVLSKQLARPVIVAPDPERTIADGAAIAARRAVLAHDSSGHRHHVLTGLFRRVTRVAAL, from the coding sequence ATGGCGTTCGGTGTGGGCTTGAGTATCGGCACGGTCAATACGGTGTGCGCGACAGCGGCCGATCGATCCGGGAAGAATCCGCAGGGCAAGCGCGGAGCTCCACCCACAACCTGGCGCACCACACTCACCTTCGACAGTTCGGGGACGGCACGCGTCGGGCGCATACCCCGGCACGGGCGCGTCATCACCGAGTTCGCCGATCTGTCCCAGCGTGGGGGACCGGTCGCGCGGGTCGGTCACCGGGCGCTGTCCTCCGCGGATCTCGTTGCGACCGTGGCCGACAGCGTGATCAAGGAGGTGCTGGGGAAGGCTCCGGCGGGGCTCGATGGGGACACCGGAATAGTGGTGACCCACCCGGCCGGGTACTCCGTGAATCTGGTGACCGACCTGCGCACCGCGCTCGCCGGCGTCGGCCTGGGCGAGGCCGAGTTGATGGCCGAACCCATTGCCGCCGCCACCTGGCTCGAAAACCAGCGCGGCCCGCTCATGCCGGGCCTGGCCGTCATCTACGACCTCGGCGGCTCCGGCCTCGACGTCACCCTCGTCCGGGTGGGCGCGGGCGCGCCGAGCAACCCCATCGTCGGATTGCCGTTGCACTCCGCCGAATTCGGCGGCCGCGCCTTCGGCGCCCTGGTCGCGAAGAAGCTGCGTCGCGGTCCGGACGCCCCGGTCATCTCCCGCGTCATGTCCGATTCCGATACGGGGGAGCTACGTGCCGAGCACATCCGGCAATCCCTCGACCTCGTCTACGAATCCCTGCGCATCGCCGACGTCACCATGGCCGATGTGGACCGGGTGCTCGTGGTCGGGGGCGCGGCTCGCCCGCCGGAAGTGGCCGAGGTGCTGTCCAAGCAATTGGCCCGCCCGGTCATAGTCGCCCCCGACCCGGAACGCACCATCGCTGACGGCGCCGCCATCGCCGCGCGCCGCGCGGTCCTGGCCCACGACTCCTCCGGCCACCGCCATCACGTCCTCACCGGTCTCTTCCGCCGAGTGACCCGCGTCGCCGCGCTGTAG
- a CDS encoding FAD-dependent oxidoreductase, translating to MPYVVTQSCCSDASCVYACPVNCIHPTPDEPDFRTAEMLYVDPQACVDCGACATACPVDAIVSSKKLTDEQKPFIEINADFYRHERPRPLLARPIPAAEVKPGREPLRVAIVGSGPSAMYAADELLTQPGVSVTVFDRLSTPYGLARFGVAPDHTKTRQVSKLFDVISAQPGFGSYLNVAVGEHVSHDELLAHHHAVIYAVGASADRKLGVAGEGLPGSVSATEFVAWYNGHPDQAGRYFDLSQQRAVIVGNGNVALDVARILTTDPELLAGTDIAPRALAALRRSKIEEVVILGRRGPAESAFTVPEFVGLLGSDVDIVVDGEIPEPSGELPQSVEQKLKLLRGLADRPTGGRKRIVFRYLSAPTAITGVDRVTGVEVARNELVADADGVVRAVATGAVETLETGLVLTSVGYRGTALPGLPFDEQAGIIPNLDGRVLETAGGAVVSGTYVTGWIKRGPTGFIGTNKSCAQQTVRQLVDDFNAGRLVEPAGDTRDFDRLVGERQPHAVRGGAVNKPRRGLKLLVRSR from the coding sequence GTGCCGTACGTTGTCACCCAGTCGTGCTGCAGTGACGCCTCCTGCGTCTACGCCTGCCCGGTCAACTGCATCCATCCCACGCCGGACGAGCCCGATTTCCGGACCGCGGAGATGCTGTACGTCGACCCGCAGGCCTGCGTGGACTGCGGCGCCTGCGCCACCGCCTGCCCGGTCGACGCCATCGTGTCATCGAAGAAGCTGACCGACGAGCAGAAGCCGTTCATCGAGATCAATGCCGACTTCTACCGGCACGAGCGGCCGCGGCCGCTGCTGGCGCGGCCGATCCCGGCGGCGGAGGTCAAGCCCGGGCGGGAGCCGCTGCGGGTGGCGATCGTGGGCTCCGGTCCGTCGGCCATGTACGCGGCCGACGAATTGCTCACGCAGCCGGGCGTTTCCGTGACGGTGTTCGATCGGCTGAGCACTCCGTACGGCCTCGCGCGGTTCGGCGTCGCGCCGGATCACACAAAGACGCGGCAGGTTTCGAAGCTGTTCGATGTGATCTCGGCGCAGCCCGGATTCGGCTCGTATCTGAATGTGGCTGTCGGCGAGCATGTTTCGCATGACGAACTGCTGGCGCACCATCACGCGGTGATCTACGCGGTGGGCGCGTCCGCCGATCGCAAGCTGGGCGTCGCGGGGGAGGGGCTGCCGGGCAGCGTCTCCGCCACCGAGTTCGTGGCCTGGTACAACGGGCATCCCGATCAGGCGGGCCGGTACTTCGACCTGTCGCAGCAGCGGGCCGTGATCGTGGGCAACGGCAATGTGGCCCTGGATGTGGCGCGCATTCTGACCACCGATCCGGAACTGCTCGCGGGCACCGACATCGCGCCCCGGGCGCTGGCGGCCCTGCGGCGCAGCAAAATCGAGGAGGTGGTGATCCTGGGCCGGCGCGGTCCGGCCGAATCCGCCTTCACCGTGCCGGAATTCGTCGGGCTGCTGGGCTCGGATGTGGATATCGTCGTCGACGGCGAGATTCCGGAGCCGAGCGGTGAACTGCCGCAGTCGGTGGAGCAGAAGCTGAAGCTGCTGCGCGGGCTGGCCGATCGGCCCACCGGCGGGCGCAAGCGGATCGTGTTCCGATACCTGTCCGCGCCGACCGCGATCACGGGCGTGGATCGGGTGACCGGTGTCGAGGTGGCGCGCAATGAGCTCGTGGCCGATGCCGACGGTGTGGTGCGGGCGGTGGCGACCGGTGCGGTCGAAACCCTGGAGACCGGTTTGGTTCTCACCTCGGTGGGATACCGCGGCACCGCGCTGCCGGGGCTGCCCTTCGACGAGCAGGCCGGGATCATTCCGAACCTGGATGGCCGGGTGCTCGAAACCGCGGGTGGTGCCGTGGTATCCGGGACCTATGTCACCGGGTGGATCAAGCGGGGACCGACCGGTTTTATCGGCACCAACAAGTCCTGCGCTCAGCAGACGGTGCGGCAGCTGGTGGACGACTTCAATGCCGGACGCCTGGTCGAACCCGCCGGTGACACACGCGATTTCGACCGACTGGTCGGTGAGCGTCAGCCGCATGCCGTGCGCGGTGGAGCGGTCAACAAGCCGCGACGTGGCCTGAAACTGCTGGTGCGCAGTCGATAA
- a CDS encoding AurF N-oxygenase family protein, whose protein sequence is MSPTVTPVDDPVVAEAQEYANKLLLLSEGSVNRSFDPFEDIDWENPDFDANTKPERWILPASADPLGRHPWYQALSDEQKIAIGKYRQANVAKVGLQFESILISGMVNHTFSLPNGDPEFRYCTHEMSEELNHTLMFQEMVNRIGADVPGMGPIVRQLRHLGVPVAVAFPNLFFMAVLAGEEPIDHIQKDILRSGEEVHPIMRGVMSIHVAEEARHISFAHEFLKHHVPEQGAPQRFVLSIAMPIVMFILGRSIATPPKKFFAEFDIPEKVRKELFYGSKEAKQVFSDYFIDVRALAQEIGLMNPVSKRVWKLLGIDGPASRYRSEPIRGAHPAA, encoded by the coding sequence ATGTCTCCGACCGTGACGCCCGTTGACGACCCCGTTGTCGCCGAGGCTCAGGAATACGCGAACAAGCTGCTCCTTCTGTCGGAAGGCTCGGTGAACCGGAGCTTCGACCCCTTCGAGGACATCGACTGGGAGAACCCGGACTTCGACGCCAACACCAAGCCCGAGCGCTGGATCCTGCCCGCCTCCGCCGACCCGCTGGGCCGCCACCCCTGGTATCAGGCCCTGAGCGACGAGCAGAAGATCGCCATCGGCAAGTACCGCCAGGCCAATGTCGCCAAGGTCGGCCTGCAGTTCGAGTCGATCCTGATCTCCGGCATGGTCAACCACACCTTCTCGCTGCCCAACGGTGACCCGGAATTCCGGTACTGCACGCACGAGATGTCCGAAGAGCTCAACCACACCCTGATGTTCCAGGAGATGGTGAACCGCATCGGCGCGGACGTCCCAGGCATGGGCCCGATCGTGCGCCAGCTGCGCCACCTCGGCGTGCCCGTCGCGGTCGCGTTCCCCAACCTGTTCTTCATGGCCGTGCTCGCCGGCGAGGAGCCGATCGACCACATTCAGAAGGACATCCTGCGCTCGGGCGAGGAAGTGCACCCGATCATGCGCGGCGTCATGAGCATTCACGTCGCCGAGGAAGCGCGGCACATCTCCTTCGCGCACGAGTTCCTCAAGCACCACGTGCCCGAGCAGGGCGCCCCGCAGCGCTTCGTGCTCTCCATCGCCATGCCGATCGTCATGTTCATCCTGGGCCGGTCCATCGCGACCCCGCCCAAGAAGTTCTTCGCCGAGTTCGACATTCCCGAGAAGGTCCGCAAGGAACTGTTCTACGGGTCCAAGGAAGCCAAGCAGGTCTTCAGCGACTACTTCATCGACGTGCGGGCCCTGGCCCAGGAGATCGGCCTGATGAACCCGGTCTCCAAGCGCGTGTGGAAGCTGCTCGGCATCGATGGCCCCGCCTCGCGTTACCGTTCCGAGCCGATCCGCGGCGCTCACCCGGCCGCCTGA
- a CDS encoding ubiquinol-cytochrome c reductase iron-sulfur subunit, which yields MTADIPGLRLDRRTALAVTGAAATALTLAGCDTYGANEAASTAPAGAGPGKQQQPAELATTAEVPVGGGVVKGDTVITQPTAGSYQAFSNVCTHLGCKVNEPADGKIVCPCHNSVFGLDGAVLSGPAGRPLDSRGIRVEGDRIFSE from the coding sequence ATGACCGCAGACATCCCCGGCCTCCGTCTCGATCGCCGCACCGCGCTGGCGGTCACCGGGGCCGCCGCCACCGCGCTCACTCTCGCCGGGTGCGACACCTACGGCGCGAACGAAGCCGCCTCGACCGCTCCCGCGGGCGCCGGTCCGGGCAAGCAGCAGCAGCCCGCCGAGCTGGCCACCACCGCCGAGGTTCCGGTGGGCGGCGGGGTCGTCAAGGGTGACACGGTGATCACCCAGCCCACGGCCGGGTCCTATCAGGCGTTCTCGAATGTGTGCACGCACCTGGGCTGCAAGGTGAACGAGCCCGCCGACGGCAAGATCGTATGCCCGTGCCACAACAGTGTTTTCGGCCTCGACGGCGCCGTGCTGAGCGGCCCGGCCGGGCGTCCGCTGGACAGCCGCGGCATTCGCGTCGAGGGCGATCGCATCTTCTCGGAGTAG
- a CDS encoding sigma-70 family RNA polymerase sigma factor, with protein MRRLRPLGASTSTGPPTCTERCARLCTDTGLADVLAADKALLHWRAMRRLGDAGIAEHAVQETLLRAWRACATYNPDRGSVRTWLLTIERNVLTDIARVRATRPGDTIWDELTELTEGRSAGPDFAEHVSDGLLVAELLAHLPDPQRDAVVQVILRDRAYQDVAQDLGIPVGTVKTRVHYALRSLRQLPISA; from the coding sequence ATGAGAAGACTCCGACCCCTCGGGGCCAGCACCTCCACCGGCCCGCCCACCTGTACCGAACGCTGTGCCCGCCTGTGCACCGACACCGGCCTGGCCGATGTGCTCGCCGCCGACAAGGCTCTGCTGCACTGGCGCGCCATGCGCCGCCTCGGCGACGCCGGCATCGCCGAACACGCCGTCCAGGAGACCCTGCTGCGGGCCTGGCGGGCGTGCGCCACCTACAACCCCGACCGCGGCAGCGTCCGCACCTGGCTGCTCACCATCGAACGCAATGTCCTCACCGACATCGCCCGGGTGCGCGCCACCCGGCCCGGCGACACCATCTGGGACGAACTGACCGAACTCACCGAGGGCCGCAGCGCCGGACCCGATTTCGCCGAACACGTCAGCGACGGCCTGCTGGTCGCCGAACTCCTCGCCCACCTTCCCGACCCGCAACGCGACGCCGTCGTGCAGGTGATCCTGCGCGACCGCGCCTACCAGGACGTCGCCCAGGATCTCGGCATCCCGGTCGGCACCGTGAAAACCCGCGTCCACTACGCACTCCGCTCGCTACGCCAGCTTCCGATCAGCGCGTAA
- a CDS encoding SDR family oxidoreductase — protein MTRQKILITGASSGLGAGMAREFARRGRDLALCARRVSNLEELRAELLAANPGITVAVRALDVDDHAAVPKVFEELRAELGGLDRVIVNAGIGKGARLGTGRADANIATATTNFVSALAQAEAALSIFRKQESGHLVLISSMSAVRGLPGAKAAYSASKAGLSALGEGLAIELRGTPIKVSTVQPGFIATDMSARAGDVKLVAPLDKGVNSMVAAIEREAVRACVPEWPWRVLDFVMPRLPRAFMAKMS, from the coding sequence ATGACCAGGCAGAAGATTCTCATCACCGGGGCGAGTTCCGGACTGGGCGCGGGGATGGCCCGCGAATTCGCGCGGCGTGGCCGCGATCTGGCGCTGTGCGCACGGCGGGTGTCGAATCTGGAGGAGCTGCGCGCGGAACTGCTCGCCGCGAATCCGGGCATCACGGTCGCGGTGCGGGCGCTGGACGTGGACGATCATGCCGCGGTGCCGAAGGTCTTCGAGGAGTTGCGGGCCGAACTCGGCGGGCTGGATCGGGTCATCGTGAATGCCGGGATCGGTAAGGGCGCGCGCCTGGGCACCGGTCGCGCGGACGCCAATATCGCTACGGCCACCACGAATTTCGTGAGTGCGCTGGCGCAGGCCGAGGCAGCGCTGTCGATATTCCGGAAGCAGGAATCCGGACATCTGGTGCTCATCTCGTCCATGAGCGCCGTGCGCGGACTGCCGGGCGCGAAGGCCGCGTACTCGGCCAGCAAGGCCGGGCTGTCGGCGCTCGGGGAAGGGCTGGCGATCGAATTGCGTGGCACGCCGATCAAGGTCAGCACGGTGCAGCCGGGATTCATCGCGACCGATATGTCCGCTCGCGCGGGCGATGTCAAACTCGTCGCGCCACTGGACAAGGGCGTGAATTCCATGGTGGCCGCCATCGAACGCGAGGCGGTGCGCGCCTGTGTGCCCGAATGGCCTTGGCGGGTACTCGATTTCGTCATGCCGCGCCTCCCCCGCGCCTTCATGGCGAAGATGAGCTGA
- a CDS encoding DUF397 domain-containing protein, which produces MTNSEPSEQNSTARWRKSSFSGPNGQCVEMAVLPDGTVAVRDSKDTTAGALVFRRAEVAAWIAGCKAGEFDDLA; this is translated from the coding sequence ATGACGAACAGCGAACCGTCAGAGCAGAATTCGACCGCGCGCTGGCGCAAGAGCAGCTTCAGCGGCCCCAATGGCCAATGTGTGGAAATGGCGGTGCTGCCGGACGGCACGGTGGCCGTCCGCGACAGCAAGGACACCACGGCCGGGGCGCTGGTGTTCCGGCGGGCCGAGGTCGCGGCGTGGATCGCCGGGTGCAAGGCCGGGGAATTCGACGATCTCGCCTGA
- a CDS encoding alpha/beta fold hydrolase: MAKFTTWDGLQLNYTVWEGEGMPVVLQHGIVADTNANWMSVGVVAALQAAGHHVISLDARGHGRSEKPHDPARYSWGAMAADVRALFDELALDQVALVGYSMGAIISLLVADADERVRRLAVGGVGCGVVDCGGIDWRVIDSGDITAVMRGDGSTAANPHATMFRVLADAVGADRDAIAVVATGLNAAPIDTVAGVTVPTLVLAGTGDPFAAEPERLAAAFPDARLALVPGDHLTATMDPGFSAALVEFLK, encoded by the coding sequence ATGGCGAAGTTCACCACCTGGGACGGCTTGCAGCTCAATTACACGGTGTGGGAGGGCGAGGGGATGCCGGTCGTGCTCCAGCACGGCATCGTCGCCGACACCAACGCCAACTGGATGAGCGTCGGTGTGGTGGCGGCGCTACAGGCGGCCGGGCATCACGTCATCTCCCTGGATGCGCGCGGGCACGGCCGCTCGGAGAAGCCGCATGATCCCGCCCGCTATTCGTGGGGCGCGATGGCCGCCGATGTGCGGGCGCTGTTCGATGAGCTGGCGCTGGATCAGGTTGCGCTGGTGGGTTATTCGATGGGCGCGATCATCTCGCTGCTGGTCGCCGACGCCGACGAGCGGGTGCGGCGGCTGGCGGTCGGTGGCGTCGGCTGCGGGGTGGTGGACTGCGGCGGCATCGACTGGCGGGTCATCGATTCCGGCGATATCACCGCGGTCATGCGCGGCGACGGCTCCACCGCGGCCAATCCGCACGCCACCATGTTCCGGGTGCTGGCCGACGCGGTGGGCGCGGACCGGGACGCCATTGCCGTGGTCGCCACCGGTTTGAATGCCGCGCCGATCGACACCGTCGCGGGAGTCACCGTCCCCACGCTCGTGCTGGCCGGCACCGGCGATCCCTTCGCCGCCGAACCCGAACGCCTGGCCGCGGCCTTCCCGGACGCCCGCCTCGCGCTGGTGCCCGGCGATCACCTCACCGCGACCATGGATCCCGGATTCTCCGCCGCGCTGGTCGAATTCCTGAAGTAG
- a CDS encoding DUF5996 family protein, which yields MANATGVQQLAADSGEVLPALPLDAWRPTKETLHRYAQIVGKVALAKGIRRNHWWHMTYRLTARGWTTVPLGSTDGPVFTCAFDFFDHVLRISTDHGTREEIPLENQSVGSFYGEVMNGLNNLGVDVTLAHPTPYDLPDHGRPFADDDEHHHYDAAAARRAFRVTSRMGRILEEFSATYSGKISPVQLFWHSFDLAVQRFSDRHIDLPDSVNSVTREAYSREVISAGFWFGDDKVPAPTLYSYTAPEPEGLSEIPLLPAAAHWVSSGSGHSAYLDYDALRATPDPVGAALDFYQSAYSAGSRLAGWDARALSCPGGITDPLLETPTPGWPE from the coding sequence ATGGCTAATGCCACAGGTGTGCAGCAACTCGCGGCCGATTCGGGGGAGGTGCTGCCCGCGCTCCCGCTCGACGCGTGGCGGCCCACCAAGGAAACCTTGCACAGGTATGCACAGATTGTCGGAAAGGTCGCGTTGGCCAAGGGCATCCGGCGCAATCACTGGTGGCACATGACCTACCGGCTCACCGCGCGCGGCTGGACCACGGTTCCCCTCGGCAGCACCGACGGCCCGGTGTTCACCTGCGCCTTCGACTTCTTCGACCACGTGCTGCGGATCTCCACCGATCACGGCACCCGCGAGGAGATCCCGCTGGAGAACCAATCCGTGGGCAGCTTCTACGGCGAGGTCATGAACGGGCTGAACAATCTGGGCGTGGACGTCACCCTCGCCCACCCCACGCCCTACGATTTGCCCGATCATGGCCGGCCCTTCGCGGACGACGACGAACACCACCACTACGACGCGGCCGCCGCCCGCCGCGCCTTCCGGGTGACCAGCCGCATGGGACGCATTCTCGAGGAATTCAGCGCCACCTATTCCGGCAAGATCAGCCCGGTCCAATTGTTCTGGCACAGCTTCGATCTGGCCGTGCAGCGTTTCTCGGATCGGCACATCGACCTGCCGGACAGCGTGAATTCCGTGACCCGCGAAGCCTATTCGCGCGAAGTCATCAGCGCCGGATTCTGGTTCGGCGACGACAAGGTGCCGGCGCCCACCCTCTACTCCTACACCGCCCCCGAACCCGAAGGGCTGAGCGAGATTCCGCTGCTGCCCGCCGCCGCGCACTGGGTGTCCTCCGGCTCCGGGCACAGCGCCTACCTCGACTACGACGCCCTGCGCGCCACCCCCGACCCGGTGGGCGCGGCCCTCGACTTCTATCAATCCGCCTACAGCGCCGGCTCGCGGCTGGCCGGTTGGGATGCCCGCGCCCTGTCCTGCCCCGGCGGCATCACCGATCCGCTACTGGAGACCCCGACCCCCGGCTGGCCGGAATGA
- a CDS encoding DUF6529 family protein, which produces MTTISDPAHGNSAHGSPAQRATTGAIVLIVLAGAGVALSLGIYGAVHQPRGYAVSLAGFSSPGAVKSWLATVVVLLAAGQDLSALIMYGLIPKIRGGRWVSFWHIWSGRLAVLISLPVAVHCLYAFGFESYSTRVLVHSLLGCLVYGIFVTKMLLLTRRGLPGWVIPVAGGLLFTVFVGLWFTSAVWYFRVKGFAA; this is translated from the coding sequence ATGACAACGATTTCTGATCCCGCACACGGGAATTCGGCGCACGGAAGCCCGGCGCAGCGCGCCACCACCGGCGCCATCGTGCTGATCGTGCTCGCGGGCGCGGGCGTCGCGCTCTCCCTGGGCATCTACGGCGCGGTGCATCAGCCCCGCGGCTATGCGGTGAGCCTGGCCGGCTTCTCCAGCCCCGGCGCCGTGAAATCCTGGCTCGCCACGGTCGTGGTGCTGCTCGCCGCCGGACAGGATCTCAGCGCCCTCATCATGTACGGCTTGATCCCGAAAATCCGTGGCGGACGGTGGGTTTCGTTCTGGCACATCTGGTCGGGACGGCTGGCGGTGCTGATCAGCCTGCCGGTGGCCGTGCACTGCCTGTACGCCTTCGGCTTCGAGTCCTACAGCACCCGCGTGCTGGTGCACTCGCTGCTCGGCTGCCTGGTCTACGGCATCTTCGTCACCAAGATGCTGCTGCTCACCCGCCGCGGGCTGCCCGGCTGGGTGATCCCAGTGGCCGGAGGGCTGCTCTTCACCGTGTTCGTGGGACTCTGGTTCACGTCCGCGGTCTGGTATTTCCGGGTCAAGGGCTTCGCGGCCTGA
- a CDS encoding N-acetylmuramoyl-L-alanine amidase — protein MKPSNIKAGIYTAVTAAALSTVTGLIPATAIAAPALPDMPQKLQGKTVFLDPGHQGPNHNVDVAKQVSDGRGGSKACQTTGMTTVHGIPEHTVNWNVAQLVRTSLEGLGAKVVLSRPDDTGWGGCIDERARAANESGADVALSIHADSAPAEQRGFHLIVPQLPIPDAKAHEVQSGAGLTASRAMRDAYVQAGFPAATYNNAVDGIQTRTDVAGPALTQVPDIFLEMGNGANAEDAQQLETPEGQLRHAVTITTGLVSYLLGLQVPPSETDAQAAAPGQPGAESEKAATAPGAPAAPAPQPNAQPQANGQAPAPAGDQATPQAQVEGAGQPQAAQPQAQAPAVPAAPQPQAAQPQPQQAEVQAQQAQPGAPQAAQPQPQAQQPAPALDARFPQPQGSGAPEAQFPQPQAQPGGQPGAQPQAAQPVVPAQGPAKEPNVGNAVLAFPSLSDIRPVSDPVEPQTNPGAAQPNAGAAIPNAGAAQPNTAGSPNAGAAQQNPAVAPQANQGPKGNPGAQSPSTTDTNPKSENADLQSMGTLVQLAVKFLNPLAKMLTGQNGVAADLVNLAYSVVSVLMSSAK, from the coding sequence ATGAAGCCGAGCAATATCAAGGCCGGCATCTACACCGCCGTCACGGCCGCGGCACTCTCGACGGTGACCGGACTCATCCCGGCCACCGCGATCGCTGCACCCGCACTCCCGGACATGCCTCAGAAACTCCAGGGCAAGACCGTCTTCCTGGACCCCGGACATCAGGGGCCCAACCACAATGTCGATGTCGCCAAGCAGGTCAGCGACGGCCGCGGCGGCAGCAAGGCGTGCCAGACCACCGGCATGACCACCGTGCACGGCATCCCCGAGCACACCGTCAACTGGAATGTCGCGCAATTGGTCCGCACCTCGCTGGAGGGACTCGGCGCCAAGGTCGTGCTCTCCCGGCCCGACGACACCGGCTGGGGTGGCTGCATCGACGAACGCGCCCGCGCCGCCAATGAATCCGGAGCCGACGTGGCGCTCAGCATCCACGCCGACAGCGCGCCCGCCGAGCAGCGCGGCTTCCACCTGATCGTGCCGCAGCTGCCCATCCCCGACGCCAAGGCGCACGAGGTGCAGTCCGGCGCCGGACTGACCGCCAGCCGCGCCATGCGAGACGCCTACGTGCAGGCCGGTTTTCCGGCCGCCACCTACAACAATGCCGTCGACGGCATCCAGACCCGCACCGACGTGGCGGGCCCCGCGCTGACCCAGGTCCCGGACATCTTCCTGGAGATGGGCAATGGCGCGAACGCCGAGGACGCACAGCAGCTCGAAACGCCCGAGGGGCAGTTGCGGCACGCGGTCACCATCACCACCGGGCTGGTGTCCTACCTGCTCGGGCTCCAGGTGCCCCCGTCGGAGACCGACGCACAGGCCGCCGCGCCGGGACAGCCCGGTGCCGAATCCGAAAAGGCCGCAACGGCTCCCGGTGCTCCGGCAGCTCCGGCGCCGCAGCCGAATGCGCAGCCGCAGGCCAACGGTCAGGCGCCGGCTCCGGCCGGTGACCAGGCCACGCCGCAGGCTCAGGTCGAGGGTGCTGGTCAGCCGCAGGCGGCACAGCCGCAGGCGCAGGCCCCGGCTGTTCCGGCCGCGCCACAGCCGCAGGCCGCGCAGCCTCAGCCGCAGCAGGCGGAGGTCCAGGCGCAGCAAGCCCAGCCGGGCGCGCCCCAGGCCGCCCAGCCGCAACCACAGGCGCAGCAGCCGGCCCCGGCGTTGGATGCGCGGTTCCCGCAGCCGCAGGGTTCGGGAGCTCCGGAGGCTCAGTTCCCGCAACCGCAGGCGCAGCCCGGCGGCCAGCCGGGTGCGCAGCCGCAGGCCGCGCAGCCGGTGGTTCCCGCGCAGGGTCCGGCCAAGGAGCCGAACGTGGGCAATGCCGTGCTGGCCTTCCCCTCGCTCTCGGACATCAGGCCGGTCTCGGATCCGGTGGAGCCGCAGACCAATCCGGGTGCGGCCCAGCCGAATGCGGGTGCTGCGATACCCAACGCCGGTGCCGCACAACCTAATACGGCCGGCTCGCCCAATGCCGGTGCGGCACAGCAGAATCCGGCAGTAGCGCCGCAGGCGAACCAGGGTCCGAAGGGTAACCCCGGTGCGCAGTCCCCGTCGACGACCGACACCAATCCCAAGAGCGAGAACGCGGACCTGCAGTCCATGGGCACGCTCGTGCAGTTGGCGGTGAAGTTCTTGAACCCGTTGGCCAAGATGCTCACCGGTCAGAACGGTGTGGCCGCGGATCTGGTCAACCTGGCTTACAGCGTCGTCTCCGTTCTCATGAGTTCGGCGAAGTAA